One genomic segment of Esox lucius isolate fEsoLuc1 chromosome 15, fEsoLuc1.pri, whole genome shotgun sequence includes these proteins:
- the LOC105015624 gene encoding syncoilin, which translates to MDTPMMDLQKGTKDESREAFPSEEEYTEKAHSTESSIVAALTLSERKMFSAGYVLQAGITEVVRPMETCVEHPFVQVEVSMDSVGVSFEECIKEVGRLESQREDLVRELFKLEQPMLQATEALRAQLLEARRVLTTIQLEYINLQIEVGLVRSKLFVTTRDCIQSQLALAAQQYDVAQSAVTQEELQAHVQSLTEEVGQLRQAQKKRLKSLKDQARQPPRLHAKSDVTVCRRASLDLQRRLSGSMRSLEGWYEPRLLALLRRKQAGEDSLRKSSDVGQELKAILGPLEEQIQRLRVQRACLEKRIALMDGEREESRAHYKELADSLEETMSDLKLEISIQKKANSQLEEWNEGLLRELNFHRVYIEGIETTAEEE; encoded by the exons ATGGACACACCAATGATGGATCTACAGAAAGGGACAAAAGATGAGTCTAGAGAGGCTTTTCCCTCTGAAGAGGAGTACACGGAGAAGGCACATTCCACGGAGAGCAGCATAGTAGCAGCACTGACCCTCTCTGAGAGAAAGATGTTTAGTGCTGGATATGTATTGCAAGCAGGCATCACCGaggtggtacgccccatggaGACGTGTGTGGAACATCCCTTTGTCCAGGTGGAGGTGAGCATGGACAGTGTGGGAGTGTCCTTTGAGGAGTGCATCAAAGAGGTTGGTCGCCTAGAAAGTCAGAGGGAAGACTTGGTAAGGGAGCTGTTCAAGCTGGAGCAGCCCATGCTGCAGGCTACAGAGGCTCTGAGGGCACAGCTTCTGGAAGCACGTAGAGTCTTAACCACCATCCAGCTGGAATATATTAATCTGCAGATAGAGGTGGGACTGGTGAGGAGTAAGCTGTTTGTCACAACCAGGGACTGTATCCAGAGCCAGCTGGCACTGGCTGCACAACAGTATGATGTGGCCCAGTCTGCAGTAACACAG GAGGAGCTCCAGGCCCATGTCCAGAGTCTTACAGAGGAGGTAGGCCAGCTTCGGCAGGCTCAGAAAAAACGACTGAAAAGCCTAAAAGACCAGGCCAGACAACCACCCCGCCTCCACGCCAAGAGTGACGTCACTGTCTGTCGACGAGCATCCCTGGACCTGCAGCGACGCCTCAGTGGCAGCATGAGAAGTCTAGAAGGCTGGTACGAGCCGCGCCTCCTAGCCCTGCTCCGGAGAAAGCAGGCTGGGGAGGACTCCCTGAGAAAGAGCAGCGATGTAGGCCAGGAACTGAAGGCCATACTGGGGCCCCTGGAGGAGCAGATCCAGAGGCTGCGGGTGCAGAGAGCTTGCCTGGAGAAGAGGATTGCTCTGATGgacggggagagggaggagagcaggGCACATTATAAG GAGTTGGCGGACTCCCTTGAGGAGACCATGAGCGATCTGAAACTGGAAATTAGCATTCAGAAAAAGGCAAACAGTCAACTGGAAGAATGGAATGAGGGGCTTTTAAGAGAGCTGAACTTTCATAG gGTCTATATTGAAGGGATTgaaacaacagcagaagaaGAGTAA
- the LOC105015627 gene encoding histone-binding protein RBBP4 — translation MADKEAAFDDAVEERVINEEYKIWKKNTPFLYDLVMTHALEWPSLTAQWLPDVTRPEGKDFSVHRLVLGTHTSDEQNHLVIASVQLPNDDAQFDASHYDSEKGEFGGFGSVSGKIEIEIKINHEGEVNRARYMPQNPCIIATKTPTSDVLVFDYTKHPSKPDPSGECTPDLRLRGHQKEGYGLSWNPNLSGCLLSASDDHTICMWDISAVPKEGKIVDAKTIFTGHTAVVEDVSWHLLHESLFGSVADDQKLMIWDTRSNNTSKPSHAVDAHTAEVNCLSFNPYSEFILASGSADKTVALWDLRNLKLKLHSFESHKDEIFQVQWSPHNETILASSGTDRRLNVWDLSKIGEEQSPEDAEDGPPELLFIHGGHTAKISDFSWNPNEPWVICSVSEDNIMQVWQMAENIYNDEDPEGAADTEVQA, via the exons CAGCGTTTGATGATGCTGTTGAGGAGAGGGTGATAAATGAGGAGTACAAGATCTGGAAGAAGAACACGCCCTTCCTCTATGACTTGGTGATGACCCATgccctggagtggcccagcctAACAGCACAGTGGCTGCCAGATGTCACCAG ACCAGAAGGGAAGGATTTCAGTGTACACAGGCTGGTTCTTGGCACCCACACCTCAGATGAGCAGAATCACCTGGTCATCGCTAGCGTGCAACTGCCTAATGACGATGCTCAATTTGATGCATCTCACTATGACAGTGAAAAAGGCG AGTTTGGAGGCTTTGGGTCAGTCAGTGGTAAGATAGAGATTGAAATCAAGATCAACCATGAGGGAGAAGTGAACCGGGCCCGGTACATGCCCCAGAACCCCTGCATCATCGCCACCAAAACCCCAACTAGCGATGTGCTTGTCTTTGACTACACCAAACACCCCTCCAAACCAG ATCCATCTGGAGAGTGCACCCCAGATCTGCGTTTGAGAGGACACCAGAAAGAGGGCTATGGCCTCTCGTGGAACCCCAATCTGAGTGGCTGCCTCCTCAGCGCTTCTGATGACCAT ACAATCTGTATGTGGGACATTAGTGCTGTTCCCAAAGAGGGGAAGATTGTGGATGCTAAGACAATCTTCACTGGACACACAGCTGTAGTGGAGGATGTCTCCTGGCATCTGCTGCACGAGTCGCTCTTTGGATCTGTAGCTGATGACCAGAAACTCATGAT TTGGGACACACGGTCCAACAACACATCCAAGCCCAGCCATGCTGTAGACGCCCACACTGCAGAGGTCAATTGTTTGTCCTTCAACCCCTACAGCGAGTTTATCCTAGCGTCGGGCTCAGCAGACAAG ACTGTTGCTCTCTGGGATCTGAGGAATTTGAAACTAAAGCTGCATTCATTCGAGTCTCACAAAGATGAGATATTCCAG GTCCAGTGGTCTCCTCATAATGAAACCATCCTGGCCTCAAGCGGTACAGACAGGCGTCTCAACGTGTGGGACCTCAGTAAAATCGGAGAGGAGCAGTCTCCAGAGGACGCTGAGGATGGCCCACCTGAACTGCTGTTTATCCACGGTGGTCACACAGCTAAGATCTCAGACTTCTCGTGGAACCCCAATGAACCCTGGGTCATCTGTTCTGTATCGGAGGACAACATCATGCAAGTCTGGCAGATG GCTGAGAACATCTACAACGACGAGGACCCAGAGGGGGCAGCTGATACTGAGGTCCAGGCATGA